In Flavobacterium endoglycinae, one DNA window encodes the following:
- a CDS encoding inorganic phosphate transporter, producing the protein MTILILIIVLALIFDYINGFHDAANAIATVVATKVLTPFQAVVWAAFFNFLAYWVFGFGVADTVAKTAHTMEINLVVILAGVIAAICWNLLTWWLGIPSSSSHTLIGGFAGAAVAHAIAVHGFSGYVGEDGTTHYWYEIVSWYKAGKDGAMPSGVLIIIAFIVLAPLLGALASYLISIWLLNASRKTIGPKIFTAVLMIATIVFVYYQMVPYDKIEKPRFDSHFWSVAFEAHNIKWFLVAFIILTVSGFCLIFSSLNLHQADAALKKMQLLSSAAFSLGHGGNDSQKVMGIIAAAVAVYINTNPGVHMDAWLDVVLPNDDLGIKGVMPSWIPLACYSAIAAGTLSGGWKIVKTMGSKITKVSSFEGVAAETAGALTLYFTEHLKIPVSTTHTITGSIIGVGLTKRVSAVRWGVTVSLIWAWILTIPISAILAGLVYFVLSVFI; encoded by the coding sequence ATGACGATACTTATATTAATTATAGTATTAGCTTTAATTTTTGATTACATCAATGGTTTTCATGATGCAGCAAATGCTATTGCGACAGTGGTTGCCACAAAGGTCTTGACACCTTTTCAGGCGGTAGTCTGGGCAGCGTTTTTTAACTTCCTTGCTTATTGGGTTTTCGGATTTGGTGTAGCAGATACAGTTGCAAAAACTGCACATACGATGGAAATTAACCTAGTAGTAATTCTTGCCGGAGTTATAGCCGCAATCTGTTGGAACTTATTGACTTGGTGGTTAGGAATTCCTTCAAGTTCTTCACATACACTTATTGGAGGTTTTGCTGGAGCGGCTGTAGCACATGCTATTGCGGTTCATGGTTTCTCTGGTTATGTTGGAGAAGACGGGACAACGCACTATTGGTACGAAATCGTAAGCTGGTATAAAGCAGGAAAAGATGGAGCCATGCCTTCGGGAGTTTTGATTATTATTGCATTTATTGTTTTAGCACCATTATTGGGAGCATTAGCATCTTATTTAATTTCGATCTGGCTTTTAAATGCTTCTCGTAAAACAATTGGACCAAAAATCTTTACTGCAGTTTTAATGATAGCTACAATTGTGTTTGTATACTATCAAATGGTGCCTTATGATAAGATAGAAAAACCAAGATTTGATTCTCATTTCTGGAGTGTTGCTTTTGAAGCTCATAATATTAAATGGTTTTTAGTAGCCTTTATTATCTTGACAGTAAGCGGATTTTGTTTAATATTCAGCAGTTTAAATCTACATCAAGCTGATGCTGCTTTAAAGAAAATGCAGTTACTATCTTCTGCGGCATTTAGTTTAGGTCATGGAGGTAATGATTCTCAAAAAGTAATGGGTATCATTGCTGCTGCTGTAGCAGTGTATATTAATACAAATCCAGGAGTTCATATGGATGCTTGGCTGGATGTTGTGCTTCCAAATGATGATTTAGGTATAAAAGGAGTAATGCCAAGCTGGATTCCATTAGCTTGTTATTCTGCAATTGCAGCTGGAACTTTGAGTGGTGGATGGAAAATTGTGAAAACAATGGGTTCTAAAATCACAAAAGTAAGTTCGTTTGAAGGGGTTGCAGCAGAAACTGCAGGTGCTTTAACGCTTTATTTTACTGAACATTTAAAAATTCCAGTAAGTACCACGCATACAATTACAGGTTCTATTATTGGAGTTGGATTAACAAAACGTGTATCTGCCGTAAGATGGGGAGTTACTGTAAGTTTAATCTGGGCTTGGATCTTAACTATTCCTATTTCGGCTATTTTAGCAGGTTTAGTATACTTTGTTTTAAGTGTATTTATTTAG
- a CDS encoding RNA-binding protein, with product MQGFNGYLAAIIAVAFTSITFYSCDGKPDDKRKVYLREDQKKVTDAPDQKADSISYFLKGCVIKTLTGIETDKLKYYSKEKNDTILIIVKVEDMKGIEKSSRKELLFAVEDCLKAVDYFNTKKIYIDVEGKYNTLLVKTPVESNLSGKFADNRLILPFYGKSEIPNK from the coding sequence GTGCAAGGATTTAATGGTTATTTAGCGGCGATAATTGCTGTAGCATTTACGAGTATTACTTTTTATTCATGTGATGGTAAACCTGATGATAAAAGAAAAGTTTATTTAAGAGAAGATCAAAAAAAGGTTACAGATGCTCCAGATCAAAAAGCAGATTCAATTTCGTATTTTCTTAAAGGATGTGTAATTAAAACCTTAACAGGGATTGAAACGGATAAACTTAAATATTATTCAAAAGAAAAAAACGATACCATTCTGATTATTGTTAAAGTTGAAGATATGAAAGGTATTGAAAAATCTTCTAGAAAAGAATTGTTATTTGCTGTTGAAGACTGTTTAAAAGCTGTAGATTATTTTAATACTAAGAAAATTTACATTGATGTGGAGGGGAAATACAATACATTATTAGTGAAGACACCTGTTGAATCTAATTTGTCTGGTAAATTTGCAGATAACAGATTGATACTGCCATTTTATGGGAAATCTGAAATTCCTAATAAGTAA
- a CDS encoding DUF421 domain-containing protein encodes MVFPYLDIILRSIAVYFFMTIALRVFGKKELSQLNTADVILILLISNAVQNAMVGPDTSLSGGLIAALVLFIVNYIIKKLTHKYKIVGNLLLDKPQILIHDGKLDFKALSKLDISDEELKEAMREHGIEFFKNVKLAMLEIDGTISIISEDQEKLKQTHYKRRHNRKNLQKF; translated from the coding sequence ATGGTTTTTCCTTATCTTGATATTATTTTAAGAAGCATCGCTGTTTATTTCTTCATGACAATTGCATTACGTGTATTTGGCAAAAAAGAACTTTCCCAATTAAATACTGCCGATGTAATCCTAATTTTATTAATCAGCAACGCTGTTCAAAATGCTATGGTTGGTCCTGATACGAGCTTGTCAGGAGGTTTAATTGCTGCTTTGGTTTTATTTATTGTCAATTATATCATCAAAAAGCTGACTCACAAATACAAAATCGTTGGGAATTTATTATTAGACAAGCCACAAATTCTTATTCACGATGGAAAATTGGATTTTAAAGCTTTAAGCAAACTTGATATTTCGGATGAAGAATTAAAAGAAGCCATGAGAGAACATGGTATAGAATTTTTCAAAAACGTAAAATTAGCCATGCTGGAAATCGACGGAACAATCAGTATTATTTCTGAAGATCAGGAAAAACTAAAACAAACCCATTATAAACGCAGACATAATCGCAAGAACCTTCAAAAATTTTAA
- a CDS encoding DUF47 domain-containing protein gives MSINSIFQFLVPKDKKFFPLFEEASSNLIELASNLHEAVNLPLKEREILFQKIDELEQKGEDITRQTNLELSRNFITPFDREDIHTLITSIDNVADYLHGAASRMRLYQVDKITKSIRKMTEINLEACQNIDSAVKELRNLKNFKIIKDACARINKLENKSDNVYNKAVFEIFENETDAKNIIKYKEVLSVLESATDKCKSVANILESISVKHS, from the coding sequence ATGTCAATAAACAGTATTTTCCAATTTTTAGTGCCGAAAGACAAGAAATTCTTTCCACTTTTTGAAGAGGCTTCAAGCAATTTAATTGAGTTAGCTTCTAACTTACATGAAGCTGTAAACCTTCCATTAAAAGAAAGAGAAATTCTTTTTCAAAAGATTGACGAATTAGAACAAAAAGGAGAAGATATTACTCGTCAGACTAACCTTGAGTTAAGCAGAAACTTCATTACTCCATTTGATAGAGAGGATATTCATACATTAATTACTTCTATTGATAACGTTGCAGATTACCTTCACGGTGCTGCAAGCCGAATGAGATTGTATCAAGTTGATAAGATTACAAAATCGATCAGAAAGATGACAGAAATCAACCTTGAAGCTTGCCAAAATATCGACAGTGCTGTAAAAGAGTTGAGAAACTTAAAGAATTTTAAAATTATAAAAGATGCGTGTGCCAGAATTAACAAGCTGGAAAACAAATCTGATAACGTATATAACAAAGCAGTTTTTGAAATTTTTGAAAACGAAACAGATGCTAAAAATATTATTAAATATAAAGAAGTGTTATCTGTTTTAGAATCAGCAACAGATAAATGTAAGAGTGTTGCGAACATACTGGAATCTATTTCTGTAAAACATTCTTAA
- the rimK gene encoding 30S ribosomal protein S6--L-glutamate ligase — protein sequence MLQNKVILGSEEWCSFPELGIPTIKARVDSGAKTSAMHALNIAPFIKNDANWVKFDINPIQNNIKTIIHCEAPLVDKRIVKSSSGFREHRYVIQTHLKIGDAKWPIEMTLTNRDSMGFRMLLGREAMSGRVLVDPEQKYLLGQPSPETLKELYQNSEKATTGLRIGLLASNPELYSNKRIMEAGEMRGHEMHFLNIKECYMKLDAKKPEIHYRGGKILNQFDAIIPRIRPSITFYGCALTRQFEALKVFCLNSASAITQSRDKLYSLQLLLNSGIDIPTTGFANSPLDTDNLIKMVGGSPLIVKLLEGTQGKGVVLAETKKAAESVINAFKSLNANILVQEFIKEANGKDIRCFVIDGKVVAAIQREAMPGEFRANIHLGGTASVIKVTPEEKKIAIKAAKAMDLKVAGVDIIRSSKGPLLLEVNSSPGLEGIEGATNKDVAGEMIKAIEKNFKL from the coding sequence ATGCTTCAAAACAAAGTCATTTTAGGCAGCGAAGAATGGTGCTCATTTCCAGAACTAGGAATCCCAACAATCAAGGCTCGTGTGGATTCTGGCGCTAAAACTTCGGCAATGCACGCATTAAACATAGCTCCTTTTATAAAAAATGATGCCAATTGGGTTAAATTCGATATTAATCCAATTCAGAATAATATTAAAACTATTATTCACTGCGAAGCGCCCTTGGTTGACAAAAGAATCGTTAAAAGCTCAAGCGGTTTTAGAGAACATCGTTATGTAATCCAGACGCATCTTAAAATTGGAGACGCTAAATGGCCAATCGAAATGACTTTGACCAATCGTGACTCAATGGGTTTCAGAATGCTTTTGGGACGCGAAGCTATGAGCGGAAGGGTCTTGGTTGATCCAGAGCAAAAATATCTTCTTGGACAGCCTTCTCCAGAAACTTTAAAAGAATTATATCAAAACTCAGAAAAAGCTACTACAGGTTTACGAATTGGTCTTTTAGCCAGTAATCCTGAATTGTACAGCAACAAACGTATTATGGAAGCCGGCGAAATGCGCGGACATGAAATGCATTTCCTAAACATCAAGGAATGTTATATGAAATTGGACGCCAAGAAACCTGAAATTCATTATAGAGGCGGGAAAATCCTAAACCAATTCGATGCTATTATTCCAAGAATTCGTCCGAGTATTACTTTTTACGGCTGTGCTTTAACACGTCAATTCGAAGCTTTAAAGGTATTCTGTTTAAATTCTGCTTCCGCAATTACACAATCTCGAGACAAATTATATTCATTACAATTACTTTTAAACAGCGGAATTGATATTCCAACCACTGGTTTTGCCAATTCTCCGCTTGATACTGACAACTTAATCAAAATGGTGGGCGGTTCTCCCCTTATTGTAAAATTATTAGAAGGAACACAAGGAAAAGGGGTTGTTTTAGCCGAAACCAAAAAAGCTGCAGAAAGTGTTATTAATGCTTTCAAAAGTTTAAATGCCAATATCTTAGTTCAGGAATTTATTAAAGAAGCCAACGGAAAAGATATTCGGTGCTTTGTTATCGATGGAAAAGTTGTAGCCGCAATTCAGCGCGAAGCCATGCCTGGCGAATTTAGAGCAAACATTCACCTCGGAGGAACGGCTTCTGTAATCAAAGTAACTCCTGAAGAAAAAAAGATCGCTATAAAAGCCGCAAAAGCAATGGATTTAAAAGTGGCTGGTGTCGATATTATTCGCTCTTCAAAAGGACCTTTATTGTTAGAAGTAAACTCTTCTCCAGGTTTAGAAGGAATTGAAGGCGCAACCAATAAAGATGTCGCTGGAGAAATGATTAAAGCAATTGAAAAGAATTTTAAATTGTAA
- the gyrA gene encoding DNA gyrase subunit A: MSEGEKLIPINIEDEMKSAYIDYSMSVIVSRALPDVRDGLKPVHRRVLYGMYDLGVTSRSAHKKSARIVGEVLGKYHPHGDTSVYDAMVRMAQEWSMRYLLVDGQGNFGSVDGDSPAAMRYTEARMQRLSEEILSDIEKETVDFQLNFDDTIYEPKVMPTRVPTLLVNGATGIAVGMATNMPPHNLTEVINGTLAYLDNNDIEVDELMGHIKAPDFPTGGIIYGYEGVREAFKTGRGRIVMRAKVGFEEVEGRECIIVTEIPYQVNKAEMIKRTADLVNDKKIEGIANIRDESDRNGMRIVYILKRDATPNVVLNTLYKFTQLQSSFSVNNIALVNGRPQLLNLKDLIHYFVEHRHDVVVRRTQFELRKAEERAHILEGLIIASDNIDEVIAIIRGSKNTEEAREKLIERFKLSDIQARAIVEMRLRQLTGLEQDKLRAEYEELMKLIEHLKALLADVNLRTDLIKEELTEIREKYGDARRSQIEYSGGDVSIEDLIADENVVITISHAGYIKRTNLSEYKTQNRGGVGQKSAGTRDQDFLEHMFVATNHQYMMFFTQKGKCFWMRVYEIPEGSKTAKGRAIQNLVNIESDDKVKAFICTQDLKDKDYINTHNLVMVTKQGQVKKTSLEKYSKPRANGVAAITIKEGDELLEAKLTDGESQIILAVKSGKLVRFEETKTRPMGRTASGVRGITLKDDTDEVIGMVTVAKNDVNDSQILVVTENGYGKRTKLVDDDGEDVYRITNRGGKGVKTLNITEKTGKLISINAVTDSDDLMIINKSGLTIRMAIEDLRVMGRATQGVRLINLKGKDSIAAVTKVMKDEAEEVVVDEDGNVIESAIERVKPDLEVLEDEGSADDDDDDDSEEEVEDEDDSDDEEESEE; encoded by the coding sequence ATGTCTGAAGGAGAAAAGTTAATTCCTATTAACATAGAGGATGAAATGAAGTCAGCTTACATCGATTATTCGATGTCAGTAATTGTATCGAGAGCACTTCCTGATGTTAGAGATGGCTTGAAACCAGTGCATCGAAGAGTTCTTTACGGAATGTATGATTTAGGTGTAACATCAAGATCTGCCCACAAAAAGTCTGCGAGAATTGTAGGGGAGGTTCTGGGTAAGTACCACCCGCATGGAGATACTTCTGTATATGACGCAATGGTACGTATGGCGCAGGAATGGAGTATGCGTTATTTATTAGTTGATGGTCAGGGTAACTTTGGATCTGTCGATGGTGACAGTCCGGCAGCGATGCGTTATACTGAGGCTAGAATGCAGAGACTTTCTGAAGAAATTTTGTCTGATATTGAAAAAGAAACAGTAGATTTTCAATTAAACTTTGACGATACAATATATGAACCAAAGGTAATGCCTACTAGAGTACCAACTTTATTGGTAAATGGTGCTACAGGTATTGCGGTAGGTATGGCAACAAATATGCCTCCTCATAACTTAACGGAGGTTATTAATGGTACGTTAGCGTATCTTGATAATAATGATATTGAAGTTGACGAATTAATGGGCCACATTAAAGCACCTGATTTCCCAACTGGAGGTATTATATATGGTTATGAAGGTGTTCGTGAAGCTTTTAAAACTGGTAGAGGACGTATTGTAATGCGTGCAAAAGTAGGTTTTGAAGAAGTGGAAGGAAGAGAATGTATTATTGTTACCGAAATTCCATACCAAGTTAACAAAGCCGAAATGATTAAACGTACGGCTGATTTAGTTAACGACAAAAAGATTGAAGGTATTGCCAATATTCGAGACGAATCAGATAGAAATGGTATGCGTATCGTGTACATCCTGAAACGTGATGCAACACCAAACGTTGTTTTAAATACACTTTATAAGTTTACACAATTACAGTCTTCTTTCAGTGTAAATAATATTGCATTAGTAAATGGACGTCCGCAATTATTGAATTTAAAAGATTTAATTCATTATTTCGTAGAGCACCGTCATGATGTTGTAGTAAGAAGAACACAGTTCGAATTACGTAAAGCAGAAGAAAGAGCGCATATTTTAGAAGGTTTAATTATTGCTTCAGATAATATTGATGAAGTAATTGCTATTATTAGAGGTTCTAAAAATACTGAGGAAGCTCGTGAGAAATTAATCGAAAGATTTAAACTGTCAGATATTCAGGCTCGTGCAATTGTAGAAATGCGTCTTCGTCAGTTAACAGGACTGGAGCAAGATAAATTAAGAGCAGAGTATGAAGAATTAATGAAGTTAATCGAGCATTTAAAAGCATTATTAGCAGATGTTAATTTGAGAACTGACTTAATAAAAGAAGAACTTACAGAAATCCGTGAAAAATATGGTGATGCACGTCGCTCTCAAATCGAATATTCTGGAGGTGACGTAAGTATTGAAGATTTAATTGCAGATGAGAATGTGGTAATTACAATTTCTCATGCAGGTTATATTAAACGTACTAACTTATCTGAGTACAAAACTCAAAACAGAGGAGGAGTAGGACAGAAGAGTGCGGGAACAAGAGATCAGGATTTCTTAGAGCACATGTTCGTGGCAACCAACCACCAATACATGATGTTCTTTACTCAAAAAGGAAAATGTTTCTGGATGCGTGTTTATGAAATTCCGGAAGGAAGCAAAACCGCAAAAGGAAGAGCGATCCAAAACCTAGTCAATATTGAAAGTGATGATAAGGTAAAAGCTTTCATTTGTACACAAGACTTAAAAGACAAAGATTACATCAATACACATAACCTTGTAATGGTTACAAAACAGGGACAGGTGAAGAAAACCTCTTTAGAGAAATATTCTAAACCTCGTGCTAATGGAGTGGCAGCTATTACTATTAAAGAAGGTGATGAATTACTTGAAGCAAAATTAACGGATGGAGAAAGCCAAATTATCCTTGCGGTTAAATCTGGTAAATTGGTTCGTTTTGAAGAAACCAAAACACGTCCAATGGGAAGAACGGCTTCTGGAGTTCGCGGTATTACGTTAAAAGATGATACTGATGAAGTAATTGGTATGGTTACTGTAGCTAAAAATGATGTAAACGATTCTCAAATCTTAGTTGTAACGGAAAATGGATACGGAAAACGTACCAAATTAGTTGATGACGACGGTGAAGATGTGTACAGAATTACAAACCGTGGAGGTAAAGGGGTTAAAACTCTTAATATTACAGAGAAAACAGGAAAGTTAATTTCTATTAATGCCGTTACAGATTCTGATGACTTAATGATTATTAATAAATCAGGATTGACAATTAGAATGGCAATTGAGGATTTACGTGTTATGGGACGTGCTACTCAAGGGGTAAGATTGATTAACTTGAAAGGAAAAGATTCTATCGCTGCCGTTACAAAAGTAATGAAAGACGAAGCGGAAGAAGTGGTAGTTGATGAAGACGGAAACGTAATTGAATCAGCGATCGAAAGAGTAAAACCTGACTTAGAAGTTCTTGAAGATGAAGGATCAGCGGATGATGATGACGATGACGATTCTGAAGAAGAAGTAGAAGATGAGGATGACTCTGACGATGAAGAAGAATCTGAAGAATAA
- a CDS encoding ATP-dependent Clp protease ATP-binding subunit encodes MDDNFSPRVKDVITYSKEEALRLGHDFIGTEHLMLGILRDGNGKAIHILNNLAVDLDHLRRKVEVLSPANHSVEINTEKKNLHLTRQAERALKTTFLEAKVFQSSSISTAHLLLCILRNENDPTTKLLNKLKIDYDIAKEQYLNMTPNEEEFLENLPRNESYNDDSGQDDSLKESSFNNPANKSNKKSKTPVLDNFGRDLTEMAEEGKLDPVVGREKEIERVSQILSRRKKNNPLLIGEPGVGKSAIAEGLALRIIQKKVSRILFNKRVVTLDLASLVAGTKYRGQFEERMKAVMNELEKNDDIILFIDEIHTIVGAGGATGSLDASNMFKPALARGEIQCIGATTLDEYRQYIEKDGALERRFQKVIVEPTSVEETIAILNNVKDKYEDHHNVTYTPEAIEACVKLTDRYMSERFLPDKAIDALDEAGSRVHITNIDVPKQILDLERQLEEVREMKNMVVKKQKYEEAAKLRDDEKRIEKDLALAQEQWEEDSKNNRIEVTEDNVADVVSMMTGIPVNRIAQTESNKLAQLPELIQNKVIGQNDAVLKIARSIQRNRAGLKDPNKPIGSFIFLGQTGVGKTQLAKVLAKELFDSEDALVRIDMSEYMEKFAISRLVGAPPGYVGYEEGGQLTEKVRRKPYCVVLLDEIEKAHPDVFNMMLQVLDDGYLTDSLGRKIDFKNTIIIMTSNVGARQLKDFGQGVGFGTAARTAQADENSKSIIENALKKTFAPEFLNRIDDVIVFNALEKADIDLIIEIELKKLYSRIAELGYKLSLTDKAKAFIAEKGFDKQFGARPLKRAIQKYVEDLLAEEIITSKIHSGDEIRMDLKDDSQELSVEIHKAEEPTNQ; translated from the coding sequence ATGGATGATAATTTTTCACCAAGAGTAAAAGATGTAATTACGTACAGTAAAGAAGAAGCGCTTCGTTTAGGGCACGACTTTATTGGTACCGAACATCTTATGCTGGGAATTTTAAGAGATGGTAACGGAAAAGCTATTCATATACTTAATAACCTGGCAGTTGATTTAGACCATTTACGCAGGAAAGTAGAAGTACTGAGTCCAGCAAATCACAGCGTTGAAATAAACACTGAAAAGAAAAACCTTCATCTTACCCGACAGGCCGAAAGAGCCCTGAAGACCACTTTTCTAGAAGCTAAAGTATTTCAAAGTTCGTCGATAAGTACGGCCCATCTGCTACTGTGTATCTTACGAAACGAAAACGATCCCACAACCAAGCTATTGAATAAACTTAAAATAGATTATGACATAGCTAAAGAACAATATTTAAATATGACGCCAAACGAAGAAGAATTCTTAGAAAACTTACCTAGAAACGAGTCTTACAACGACGATTCAGGACAAGATGACAGTTTAAAAGAAAGCAGTTTTAATAATCCCGCCAATAAGTCAAACAAAAAATCTAAGACTCCGGTTTTAGATAATTTTGGGAGAGATTTAACAGAAATGGCAGAAGAAGGAAAACTGGATCCTGTAGTGGGACGCGAGAAAGAAATCGAACGTGTTTCTCAAATCTTAAGCAGAAGAAAAAAGAACAACCCGCTTCTTATTGGAGAGCCTGGTGTTGGTAAATCTGCTATTGCAGAAGGACTGGCGCTTCGTATCATTCAAAAGAAAGTATCGCGTATTCTTTTCAACAAACGAGTTGTAACTCTTGATTTAGCAAGCTTAGTTGCCGGAACTAAATACAGAGGACAATTTGAAGAAAGAATGAAAGCCGTAATGAACGAGCTTGAGAAAAACGACGATATTATTCTTTTCATCGATGAGATTCATACTATTGTTGGAGCTGGAGGAGCAACAGGTTCACTTGATGCCTCAAACATGTTCAAACCTGCATTAGCAAGAGGTGAAATCCAATGTATTGGTGCTACTACTCTTGATGAGTACAGACAATATATTGAAAAAGACGGTGCTCTTGAAAGACGTTTCCAAAAAGTAATTGTAGAACCAACTTCTGTTGAAGAAACAATTGCCATCTTAAATAACGTAAAAGATAAATACGAAGATCATCATAATGTAACCTATACACCAGAAGCTATTGAAGCCTGCGTTAAGCTTACAGATCGTTATATGTCTGAGCGTTTCTTACCAGACAAAGCAATTGATGCTCTTGACGAAGCTGGATCTCGTGTTCACATTACTAATATTGATGTTCCAAAACAAATTTTGGATTTAGAGCGTCAATTAGAAGAAGTACGCGAAATGAAGAACATGGTAGTTAAAAAACAAAAATATGAAGAAGCTGCCAAACTTCGCGATGACGAAAAACGCATCGAAAAAGATCTTGCACTAGCACAAGAACAATGGGAAGAAGATTCTAAAAACAACCGTATTGAAGTTACAGAAGACAATGTAGCCGATGTTGTTTCGATGATGACTGGAATTCCTGTAAACAGAATTGCACAAACAGAAAGCAACAAACTGGCTCAATTACCAGAATTAATTCAAAATAAAGTAATTGGTCAAAACGATGCAGTTCTAAAAATTGCACGCTCTATCCAGCGTAACAGAGCCGGACTTAAAGACCCGAATAAGCCAATTGGTTCATTTATTTTCTTAGGTCAAACTGGTGTTGGTAAAACACAGTTAGCCAAAGTTTTAGCTAAAGAATTATTTGATTCTGAAGATGCTTTAGTTCGTATCGACATGAGCGAATACATGGAGAAATTTGCAATCTCTCGTTTAGTGGGGGCGCCTCCAGGATACGTTGGATACGAAGAAGGCGGTCAATTGACTGAGAAAGTTCGTAGAAAACCATATTGTGTAGTTCTTTTAGATGAGATCGAAAAAGCACACCCAGACGTATTCAATATGATGCTTCAAGTTTTAGATGATGGATATTTGACTGATAGTTTAGGTCGTAAAATTGACTTTAAAAATACAATCATTATTATGACATCTAACGTTGGTGCTCGTCAGTTAAAAGACTTCGGACAAGGTGTTGGATTCGGAACTGCAGCAAGAACTGCTCAGGCAGACGAAAACTCAAAAAGCATCATCGAGAACGCTTTGAAGAAAACTTTTGCTCCTGAATTCTTAAACAGAATTGATGACGTAATTGTATTTAATGCTCTTGAAAAAGCTGATATTGATTTGATTATTGAAATCGAATTGAAAAAATTATATTCTCGTATTGCTGAGCTAGGTTATAAATTAAGCCTTACTGATAAAGCGAAAGCATTTATTGCTGAAAAAGGTTTCGACAAGCAATTTGGAGCAAGACCTTTAAAAAGAGCAATCCAGAAATATGTCGAAGATTTATTAGCTGAAGAAATCATTACTTCGAAAATACATTCAGGTGATGAAATCAGAATGGATTTAAAAGATGATTCACAAGAATTATCGGTAGAAATACATAAAGCTGAAGAGCCGACTAATCAATAA